TGAGTCACTGAATTGTGAGTTTCCAGTATCTGTGATCCATATTCATCAACATTAAAAGACATAAAGgctcaaaataataattgtgTGTGGTAAGTCTATGTAactaatttctttttgaaatgattaaattagTAAACCTTTTCatgacattttacattttagatcTGAATATAAGCATAAAACAGTCTatcattctaatttattgaatatgttgcactcatattttaatatctgacaagaaatcaaataaaaaaagtcaatcaAGATGTgcaaatcaaaccaaatgtagctgattaaacagaaaatcacttcAGATGGTAACATGTAATGTGATACAATAAGTTATTGTTTTGTGATTCATTTGATCTCTTTGAAGAGCCATGTGACATAATtagatttgtttggttttgagcATTTTTAGGTAAATAAACCCACCTTTTATTCAAAAATGCCTCTGGTGTCCTCATGGCTTATTTCCTCTGTCCATTACAGAACAcagacaaaatgtgtttataacTGTTTACATTAATATTGGAGATTTCTCAACCTGCAGTGTTCCACTGAAAATCTTACAATAAAAGCCCACAAACTGCAACTTctgcaatattaaaaacaaatgttctttACTGACaccaatgaaataaaataaaataaaattcagtaccCACTTCTTATTTTTGTGAATTCATTGAAATTGTTTGTTAGTGGAACATTTCCCCCcccttgaaaaataaatgatgaaatacagaaataaaagcacaaaattaacttaatttttatGCTGATAATGAATATGTATTATGTAACACAATTCCATTTGTTTGCAAGCTTGGACCATAATGCTAAGAACCAGATCTAGAATTGAAAACAATGGCTGCTTCTGCcatatttagtcattttgtaCCCGACTTTTTCTAACCTAAATTGGTTGGCATGTAAAGACTTCATTTTATTCCAGACCCAAAgatacaaacattttgtatCCTTGGTTCTAGTTCATCCTTTGACAACCaacatttaaaagtatttttcataaCTTAGCTGGCCACTTTACAAATGTGGTTATATGAAGAACATAAATCATTGCTGCCAGAGAGAGAGAACTTAGAACAGTTTGTGGATCATCTGGTGTCATAATCTCTCTTACTTTATAAAGAATCAATTAGAAAAAACACATAGGTACCAAAATGAATGGATAATAAACATTGTGCTTTGAGTAAACAGGTGCaactttgttacattttccaCTAAACGTTTACTGTGCCGATCAATATGAGTTTCATTACTTTTCAATAAACTTTTGGATTGATGAGATTCTTCAGAGTTGTGCAAACTGCTGTTGTCCTTAACTGAAACCCCCCTGATGAGCTCATGATGAAGTTTAGTTAGAGAAGCTCAGAGACTGAAGCCAGTGATCATGGAAATGATCTTTGGGCCACAAGAACTTCAGAACTACCTGATCTGGAAAAAACATCCCAGCAATTGGAAGTTTTATGGTCTCACATTGAAAATCAGCTTACTGActggaacagaaaacaaaacaaaaaaacttttagattttGGCAAAAACTAGTCAGCTGGAAAGGTGATGGTAGATTATGTAGAAATaatgaaatcaaatttcaaacaaACTTATTAACAGACATCTTGCATACTATAAGCAACAATATGAAGCATTTATGAACAGTTATTAGCTGCAGCTGAACCTCTGCATTGAACAACACGTCCCTGCTGCTAACTACCTTAGCTACCTTTCTGTAGCCTCGCTAGTTAGCTACAGAAAGGTAACCGTCTGTGGGatcaaaaactgaaagattcatcagatgtcaaaaaagaaagacattacTCAGAACTTACtttcaaaacacaaagtgaTTTAGAAGTAAATGAAGGTATATTTGCATATTCTACATTAAATCAGAAGATCCTTGAACTAGAAATCTGGTAAAGTTGTGGTTTTGTTGCATGGAGATGTAGTGCACTCTTCCTGTGGTTGAAAGCATCACTTTGCAACATTCTCACAGCTGAAAGTGTCAGTGTGGGTCTGACACAACTCAGAACAGCAGGCCTGAGGTGAATCAGCTCCTTCTGCTAAGCAGCCCCAGAATATTTCCATCACATTTTAGTTTTCTATTGtgatttacattttgtcacaaaatattGAAACTTTTTTAGACCCTTCTCAATTTTTGATGCAAAAGTTGAAATTGAAGCAATTTAACCCTTCTTTTTTATAGCTGAGCAAGTTGttgtacgtttttttttttttttaaatgatatgaTGACTGTGAGATTGAAGGTCTCCATTCCATTACCCTAATCTTTAGGATGTTACTACCAGTGacataaaacattggtaaaatTGAAAGATAACTGACCATAAATCAAACAGAGGTGCTAAGAATTTAGAACCTGACCTTATCAAAATAGTGAAATGCATTGAGAGAATAAAGAGACTGGGTCATGAAATGTATAAAAGGAtcaaatgaaatgatttatgtCCTGATGAGAGGAAACTGACCAGCATCCTGTCATCAGTGCAGCACAGAGCGCCACACAAAGCCAGTTCTGCCTGTTGCCATCAGGCTTTACAATGCCCACGTCTGGGCTGTTTGATTCAAAAACAATTTGCTCTCATTTATAGGTTATTTATCAATTAATATATTACATGTGATtgcttgttgtttatttatttatatctagTCATTTTGAATTGATTACTTTAAGgtatatattttacaaactttgtatttattacctaagatggagtagctttacacaatatctatatctcttgctataaccccttatagtccatacatacataatcttgtacatctgtaaattaatatttatatctcctagagcacttctggagagatgcaaactacatctcgttgcttgtacttgtgacagtgcaatgacaataaagttgaattctattctattctttcaacaaataagcaatttctccttggggatcaataaagtatattctattctaaatcATGAGCTAGTTTGGCCTCTTTGGGTTAAAGCTGGAATCAGAATCACCTCCAAAACCTACTATTAATTTTTAGGACACATTTTGGTACAAGATCAAATTTATATCTTCAAGAGGTTCATAATTTTATGCAGAACAATTCTCCATTGAGTGCATGAAAGCAGACAGCAGTGTGATTGGCCAGTCAAGACCTTAAAGATGAAATTCTAATGACTTGTCCTCCTTTCTGATCTCACCTGAGAatttatggacattttttaaacaggagtttTATAGTGAACACAATTATATGCTAATTGTGTTGATTGTTAACAGATCAAAGAAGTGAAACTCCATAAAAAGGAAAGCTATAAAGAAAAAggacagttttaaaatgtaacttgtctaataatttttcacattgtgtATATCTGCTGGAGTGATGCTGTTGCTACCTTTATGCTCACTGACACTGCAGACTGAAGTCAGTCATACATTCTTCATGTTATGTTCACGTAACATCAGATGTTACACGATGTATTGTGTAACATGTTGTAAGTCTTATTTTTCGGCGAACAATTAAGAGAAGACTCAGAGTGAGAGTTCTAATATGTACAAGTTGAGACTCTTTATTAAAACAAGGTTTGAACAGATTCATAttccctctttaaaaaaaaccacaaagtcccacaaacaaacagatgaaTATATTAAAGCAGTAAAATCATTCCACTTGGTGAGTGTATCTGGTGGCAGCGTACACTGCGGTCGTCTCCAGGtctttttctgcctctgctgtTCTGGTTCTTTTAGTTTTGGGGCTTTTAAAAGTCAGAGCTGCGTAGTTCAGGTTATCAGCGTCTGGATTCtgtcaacacaaacacactgacttTAACAAATCATTAATGATACTGAGGTATTACAGCTAAAATGAAATTACCTTGTTTGGTTGTGGATTCTGACTGTCGGCTCGAGCTGAATAACAGAAAAACCATTAAAGGTGGTAaaaagtttgtacatttctgaacTTTCATTAATAAACAATATTCAATACCTTTTTGAATTCTCCTAATCTTTGCAACCAGACAGATGATGATTATTAAAAGGAATATAGATGCAGCACACAGGATCCAGAACGCTTCAACAAACACATCCACTGGAGAGAAATGGTTCAATAAAAGACAgattcaaaattcaaatgtgTCTCAACTTTagaacaaaatgtgtaaaaagattCGTGTCTCTTACCTTCAACTTGTAAATATGTTGAACTGAATATCCTCCACTCAAAATCTTTACCATATCCACAGATGTAGAGCCCAGAGTCTGAAGCATCCACCTGTTTGATGCtcaggaaaatgtttgttttgttggatgTCATGTTGAATTTATCATTTTCAAATCCTTCTCGCAGCGAAGCGTTGACTTCAGAACTGAACATCGATGAGATGCAGCTGGCGTTGGAGCCGTCAACAAGTTTATACCAGAATATGTGAACGGGGAGAGTAGAAAAGTTCGAGCACCACAGTGTGACTTCTTCTCTGGGCTGAACCACCACAGTGTGAAAGTCAAAAACTGACGTGGAGACCCAACCTGAGACAACAGAACATCCACCAAGTTCAGCTTAACAACGACTAAACAAACTGACCTGAGCGAATCCAGTTCTACCGGATCAGCTGACCGACGCCAACCCAGAAAATTGTGTTTCTGAATTCATTTGAATGTGGGTTTACTCACTGAGAGTGCAGAATACAGCCAGTATCAGGCTGAATTTCCCCATTGAGTGAACAGTAAGAATCCACCAGTGAGATGTTTGAAAGTGAACTG
The window above is part of the Xiphophorus couchianus chromosome 14, X_couchianus-1.0, whole genome shotgun sequence genome. Proteins encoded here:
- the LOC114158060 gene encoding uncharacterized protein LOC114158060 yields the protein MGKFSLILAVFCTLSWVSTSVFDFHTVVVQPREEVTLWCSNFSTLPVHIFWYKLVDGSNASCISSMFSSEVNASLREGFENDKFNMTSNKTNIFLSIKQVDASDSGLYICGYGKDFEWRIFSSTYLQVEVDVFVEAFWILCAASIFLLIIIICLVAKIRRIQKARADSQNPQPNKNPDADNLNYAALTFKSPKTKRTRTAEAEKDLETTAVYAATRYTHQVE